From Lolium perenne isolate Kyuss_39 chromosome 5, Kyuss_2.0, whole genome shotgun sequence, a single genomic window includes:
- the LOC127299815 gene encoding protein PGR, translating to MIDLVSKNSRVDLQRKSQPQSPPNPLGSHRSLSPMAVASIAVRSAVGAALSAVIAARAVRRRSLDVSGGVAGFAVMAIHLACGYRYGALLLAFFFTSSKVTKIGEDRKRRVEEDFKEGGQRNWMQVLANSAIATVLVIFLAITTGGQDQCLDSNDSKFITGIIGSIIGHYCCCNGDTWSSEIGVLSDEQPRLITTLKPVRKGTNGGVTLQGLLAATAGGLTIGLTFVAVGLMTAECSFKMGLRQLLAIPISAAAGLLGSLIDSLLGATLQFSGYCSVRKKVVSKRGPTVTKISGMTILDNDAVNAVSVLLTAVITAYACIFFF from the exons ATGATAGACCTGGTCAG CAAAAACTCAAGGGTGGACTTACAGCGAAAAAGTCAACCTCAATCCCCACCAAATCCGCTCGGCTCCCATCGCAGCCTGTCCCCGATGGCCGTCGCCTCCATCGCCGTCCGCTCGGCCGTCGGTGCCGCCCTGTCGGCGGTGATAGCCGCCCGCGCTGTCCGGCGCCGCTCGCTGGACGTCTCGGGCGGCGTCGCCGGGTTCGCCGTGATGGCTATCCACCTTGCCTGCGGTTACAGGTACGGAGCGCTGCTGCTGGCCTTCTTCTTCACCTCCTCCAAGGTGACCAAGATCGGCGAGGACCGCAAGCGGCGCGTCGAGGAGGACTTCAAGGAGGGCGGCCAGCGCAACTG GATGCAAGTTCTAGCAAATAGTGCAATAGCGACTGTATTGGTCATCTTTTTGGCGATAACGACTGGGGGACAAGATCAATGCTTGGATTCGAATGATTCAAAGTTTATAACTGGTATAATAGGTTCTATTATTGGCCACTATTGCTGCTGCAATGGAGACACTTGGTCATCAGAAATTGGTGTGCTTAGTGATGAACAACCACGGCTTATCACTACACTGAAG CCTGTCAGGAAAGGTACAAATGGTGGAGTGACCTTACAAGGACTTCTTGCAGCCACAGCAGGTGGTCTAACCATCGGTCTGACTTTTGTTGCTGTTGGACTTATGACAGCTGAATGCTCTTTTAAGATGGGGCTTCGACAGCTCCTAGCTATACCTATCTCTGCTGCTGCTGGTTTGCTTGGGAGTCTAATTGATTCGTTGCTGGGTGCTACACTTCAGTTCAGCGGATACTGCAGCGTTCGTAAGAAG GTGGTCAGTAAACGGGGACCTACTGTCACCAAGATTTCTGGAATGACTATCCTGGATAATGATGCTGTTAATGCAGTATCAGTGCTACTAACAGCTGTGATTACAGCTTATGCGTGCATTTTCTTCTTCTAG